One genomic region from Curtobacterium sp. 9128 encodes:
- a CDS encoding PAC2 family protein, with amino-acid sequence MGTVNHPEDLYTFDESAPTVPAGLHLVAGLTGFADAGSAVAQVTTSILERLDTRLVAEFDPDVLLDWRARRPVITFEHDHISDVEPPRLALHLVRDELGQPFLFLSGYEPDFQWNRFVRAVTELAAELRVVDTTWVQSIPMPVPHTRPISLTVSGTRADLIESMSVWKPQTQAPANVLHLVEHRLTELDQQVTGLVLLVPHYLSDTEFPDAAVAALSGISASTGLIFPTDALREEGREFIARVDEQVAGNAELQRLVSALEERHDTYMEGNSVSSPLTNVDGEVPTADSIAAELERFLADRRVDGDASED; translated from the coding sequence ATGGGGACGGTGAACCACCCCGAGGACCTCTACACGTTCGACGAGTCCGCCCCGACGGTGCCGGCAGGCCTGCACCTCGTCGCCGGGCTCACCGGGTTCGCGGACGCCGGTTCGGCCGTCGCCCAGGTGACCACGTCGATCCTCGAGCGGCTGGACACCCGCCTGGTCGCGGAGTTCGACCCCGACGTCCTGCTCGACTGGCGCGCGCGTCGGCCGGTCATCACCTTCGAACACGACCACATCAGCGACGTGGAACCGCCGCGCCTCGCGCTGCACCTCGTGCGTGACGAGCTCGGCCAGCCCTTCCTCTTCCTCTCCGGGTACGAGCCGGACTTCCAGTGGAACCGGTTCGTGCGCGCGGTCACCGAACTCGCCGCCGAGCTCCGGGTCGTCGACACCACATGGGTGCAGTCGATCCCGATGCCGGTGCCGCACACCCGGCCGATCAGCCTGACGGTGTCCGGCACGCGGGCAGACCTCATCGAGTCCATGAGCGTCTGGAAGCCGCAGACGCAGGCGCCGGCGAACGTGCTGCACCTCGTCGAGCACCGGCTCACCGAGCTGGACCAGCAGGTCACCGGCCTCGTGCTCCTCGTCCCGCACTACCTGTCCGACACCGAGTTCCCGGACGCGGCCGTCGCGGCGCTGTCCGGCATCTCCGCGTCGACGGGGCTGATCTTCCCGACGGACGCCCTCCGCGAGGAAGGGCGCGAGTTCATCGCACGGGTGGACGAGCAGGTGGCGGGCAACGCCGAGTTGCAGCGCCTGGTCAGTGCGCTCGAGGAGCGTCACGACACGTACATGGAGGGCAACTCCGTCTCGTCGCCGTTGACCAACGTCGACGGCGAGGTCCCGACGGCGGACTCGATCGCGGCAGAGCTCGAACGCTTCCTGGCGGACCGTCGCGTCGACGGCGACGCGAGCGAGGACTGA